CGTTTGTAGAGATTTCGATCAAATGATTTTCGATAGTATCAAAACTGCTCAAAACATCGTTCATCGCTGGTGGATAAAGCGTTGTTCCTTTATATTTGATCATCTGCTTTTTACGGCCAACAACTGGGCCAACACGTAAAGTGTTTCTGCCACAAGCGCAAGGTTCATCATGAAACTGTACCATATCTCCAGTTTTAAAACGTAACAAAGGCATCGCTTCAATTCCTAAAGTTGTAAATGTCAACTCGCCGGTTTCGCCGTTTTTTACAGGCTGATTATTTTCGTCCAAAACTTCGATTATGATTAATTCAGGATGATGATGTCCGCCTTTTCCGTGTTCGCATTCTGTGAATGCAGTACTCATTTCGGTTGAAGCGTAAGTCGAAAACAACTTAATATTCCATTTATCAGTGATTTTTTTCGATAGAATATTCATCGAAAAATCCTGTTCTCTTAAGGACTCTCCAATACAGATGGCGCCTTTTATGCTCGAATTATTATAATCGATTCCATGCATTTCAGCATATTCAATTAATTTTAAAAGGAAAGAAGGAACTGTAATTAAATAAGATGGATTGTATTTTAAAATCGAATCCCATTGCATTTCTGGAATTCCAGCGCCAACACGAATAACTCCAACTTTCAATTTTCGAAGACCAAGAAAATAAGCTAAGCCTGCCATAAATTTTCGGTCAATTGTGGTCATTAATTGTACCACATCGCCTTCTGCAATTCCCGCACAGGCGAATGAAATCGCTTCATTATAAGCCAATCGATCCAAGTCAGAATCGGTTAAGCCAAAAGTTACGGGATCGCCTAAAGTTCCTGATGTTGAGGCATAATCTATGATTTGATTTTGTGGAACACACACAAAATCG
This portion of the Flavobacterium panacagri genome encodes:
- a CDS encoding phenylacetate--CoA ligase family protein, coding for MIPAIEKGSLEEIKIFQEKKLVELLEYISQNSPFYKRLFAGQNIDISKVKTLEDLQHLPVTTKEDLQQYNDDFVCVPQNQIIDYASTSGTLGDPVTFGLTDSDLDRLAYNEAISFACAGIAEGDVVQLMTTIDRKFMAGLAYFLGLRKLKVGVIRVGAGIPEMQWDSILKYNPSYLITVPSFLLKLIEYAEMHGIDYNNSSIKGAICIGESLREQDFSMNILSKKITDKWNIKLFSTYASTEMSTAFTECEHGKGGHHHPELIIIEVLDENNQPVKNGETGELTFTTLGIEAMPLLRFKTGDMVQFHDEPCACGRNTLRVGPVVGRKKQMIKYKGTTLYPPAMNDVLSSFDTIENHLIEISTNDLGTDEILIKIASKNQTPEFLQEIKDHFRAKLRVTPKIEFASKEVLNPLVFNPMSRKPIRFFDYRT